The Synechocystis sp. PCC 6714 genome includes the window GATCGCCGTCAATTTGCTCAATTTCAGCAGGGATAACACTGATCTGGCCATCAAGAGCATTTACGGCGGAGGGGGCAGCTTCCTGGAGAGTTGAATAATTAAAAGCTTCGGACTCGGAAGTAGGGCCAGGAAAATTGAGGTCTGCAGAGGGGGGAACTAATAACTCGGTGTTTTGCCCCTCCTCTAGCATATTCAAGGGAGAAAATGGCTGAGTTGCCTGGGCTGGAGATGCCCCCAGAACAAGACCACTGGTTAACAAAAGAAGTCGATAGTAAGGAGAAAGAGTCACGCTTTTGTTCTGGTTTGACACGTCCTGACACCCAATTCAAGCCATCAATGTTGATAAAGATATAAACGAAGTATGGGAAAATTCCCAATAACAACGCCGCGACTGGCTAGGGTTTCGCCGCGATTGCTTGCCCATTATCGAGTCCAGTCGGTTTCCTGACAAGTGATTTGTGCAAGGTCTTAAACTGGTAGGTTGACCCAGACCCAGTGGAAAGGTTCCAATCAAGGCAAAGGGGAACAGGAACGGCCGATTCAAGTCTGAAGGCGCTCAATTTGGCTCAAAACCCGTTTTTCCACCGTTTGGTAGGCGGACTCAATTTGGCCCAAATCCCGCCGAAACCGGTCTTTATCTAGCACCCTAGCCTGGGGATCGCTCTGGGTGTTGTCCCACAAACGGCAGGTATCGGGGCTAATTTCATCGGCTAAAATGATCCTCCCCTGGCGATCGCCCCCGAATTCCAATTTGAAGTCCACCAGGGTAATGTCGCACTGGGCAAAAAAACGCCGCAGATGTTGGTTAATGTTGAGGGCTAAATCCCTGAGAGTCTGTAATCCCGCTTCATCGGTTACGCCCAACAGCAAGGCCCGTTCCCAGGTCAGCAGAGGATCCCCCAGGGCATCGTCTTTGAGATAAAACTCCACCAACGGAGTTGGCAACACTAAACCTTCTTTTAGACCTGTTTGCTTGCACAAACTACCGGCGGCAATGTTACGCACCACCACCTCTAGGGGAATAATCTGCACAGCTTTGACCAACATTTGGTCTTCCTGGGGGCAGTCAATGTAGTGGGTGGGAATTCCTAGGGTTTCTAGCCAGCGGAATAGGGCCGCTGAGATGGTGCAATTGATGGCTCCTTTGCCCTGGATTTGGCCCTTTTTTTGGGCATTGAACGCGGTGGCATCATCCTTAAAAAT containing:
- the purC gene encoding phosphoribosylaminoimidazolesuccinocarboxamide synthase, with amino-acid sequence MRPLGVSVHFCNFSMEKLYEGKAKILYPTENPDVLLTIFKDDATAFNAQKKGQIQGKGAINCTISAALFRWLETLGIPTHYIDCPQEDQMLVKAVQIIPLEVVVRNIAAGSLCKQTGLKEGLVLPTPLVEFYLKDDALGDPLLTWERALLLGVTDEAGLQTLRDLALNINQHLRRFFAQCDITLVDFKLEFGGDRQGRIILADEISPDTCRLWDNTQSDPQARVLDKDRFRRDLGQIESAYQTVEKRVLSQIERLQT